Genomic segment of Coffea arabica cultivar ET-39 chromosome 1e, Coffea Arabica ET-39 HiFi, whole genome shotgun sequence:
TTACAAAATTGATAGTACTAACTGTCCTTAATCCATAACCAGAGATACAAACGCAGCAGGTCAGATCGATGATCCGCTCACTTCAAAatcctttgctgcttttcaaaATGGAGCCAAGCGTCCCCAAAACGGCAAAAGCCAACAACGGACTGATATCTAAGGTATCGAAGATCGGAGGGATTATATTCCGGAAAAGATTCAAATACGGATCACACAGGTCCCTAATTGCAGACAAGGGCTGCCTATCCCAAGGTATATTGGGGAACCAGCTCAGCAAAACCCTAACCATCAAAACCCCGCTGTATATATCCAGCCATTTTGCCATCCCGGCTGCAACCACGGTGAACGGCGTGTTCAAAGTTCCAGTGGAAGCATCCCGAATTGCGGCGAAAAAAGCCGGGCCGGCGGAGTGGACTAAAGGCTCCGGCAGGCCATGAAAGCTCTTCAATTGCAGGCCCAGATTGAGAACCTTGTCGGCCAACAGCTTGGAGGCCGTTAGAGTGAGAGCCAACAGCGTAGTCACTGT
This window contains:
- the LOC113713186 gene encoding ylmG homolog protein 1-2, chloroplastic: MASSLIASQTLILRKPTVISPNNLTAAYPLRLSFSLASPKRPAMITASSSTLLSNSSAKTSGYQNPALSLLSGSTRTVTTLLALTLTASKLLADKVLNLGLQLKSFHGLPEPLVHSAGPAFFAAIRDASTGTLNTPFTVVAAGMAKWLDIYSGVLMVRVLLSWFPNIPWDRQPLSAIRDLCDPYLNLFRNIIPPIFDTLDISPLLAFAVLGTLGSILKSSKGF